Proteins co-encoded in one Vicia villosa cultivar HV-30 ecotype Madison, WI unplaced genomic scaffold, Vvil1.0 ctg.001605F_1_1, whole genome shotgun sequence genomic window:
- the LOC131635988 gene encoding GDSL esterase/lipase At5g22810-like yields MGYFSVLSTIFVFLFLFMVPIDGKPRVPALFFFGDSTLDVGNNNYLPTLVKANYLPYGRDFVNHNPTGRFSNGKLISDFTSEIFGFTSYQPAYLSLYIKGKNILNGVNFASAGSGYHDSTAKLYHSLSLSQQMEHYKEYQKDLMKIVGRTDALSIINGALHIVGFGSGDILLNYYLNPLLRVVYTPDQFSDILVQNYADFIQNLYTQGARKIVVKTLTAIGCLPAAITVFNSAYSNKCVVELNNVAFSCNQKLNSTSVNLRKMLPGLNLVLLNGYQPLYNLVTKPLEYGFSEVRKGCFGTSFLEKTSTSFKNKKTIIRLCPNASQYVFWDGLHLTETANKFVAAELFSNVISLII; encoded by the exons ATGGGTTATTTTAGTGTGTTATCAACTATTttcgtttttctttttctttttatggtCCCCATTGATGGAAAACCTCGAGTTCCTGCATTGTTCTTCTTTGGAGACTCCACTCTTGATGTTGGCAATAACAACTATCTACCTACTTTGGTTAAAGCCAACTATCTTCCTTATGGAAGAGATTTTGTGAATCACAATCCAACAGGAAGATTTTCCAATGGAAAACTTATTAGTGACTTCACAT ctGAAATCTTTGGATTTACCTCCTATCAACCAGCTTATCTCAGTTTATATATCAAAGGAAAAAACATCTTGAATGGGGTCAACTTTGCCTCAGCTGGTTCTGGTTATCATGATTCTACTGCCAAATTATac CACTCGCTGTCATTGAGCCAACAAATGGAACACTACAAGGAGTACCAAAAGGATTTAATGAAGATAGTTGGGAGAACAGATGCATTGTCAATTATAAATGGTGCTTTGCATATTGTTGGTTTTGGAAGTggtgatattttattgaattattacCTAAATCCATTGCTTCGTGTGGTTTATACTCCTGATCAATTCAGTGACATTCTTGTGCAAAATTATGCTGATTTCATCCAG AATTTATATACACAAGGAGCAAGGAAAATTGTTGTGAAAACATTAACTGCGATAGGTTGCTTGCCTGCAGCCATTACTGTGTTTAACTCTGCCTATAGCAACAAATGTGTAGTGGAATTGAACAATGTTGCTTTTAGCTGTAATCAAAAGCTCAACTCCACATCTGTTAATTTGAGAAAAATGCTTCCTGGTCTCAATTTGGTTCTACTTAATGGCTATCAACCTCTCTATAACCTAGTCACTAAACCCTTAGAATATG GATTTTCTGAAGTAAGGAAAGGTTGTTTTGGGACGAGTTTCCTAGAGAAAACTTCTacatcatttaaaaataaaaagaccaTTATAAGATTATGTCCCAATGCATCTCAATATGTGTTTTGGGATGGACTTCATCTCACAGAGACCGCAAACAAGTTTGTCGCCGCTGAGTTGTTTTCTAATGTCATCTCCCTTATAATCTAA